A window of Streptomyces sp. SAI-127 contains these coding sequences:
- a CDS encoding NACHT domain-containing protein, translated as MDPAVIGTRLASSVVAPLVKKLLVKEEPGAGLVDRPPVRLSALVSFRGQKRTLTEKDVRVLAARLVQEAVESPGEPPFPPAEEAAVTDALTARLLVLGELDMDDVQAVRLGYRELARKLHHQAPTRDLSTDASLFLDSLAEWACVHIINFFTQRSTFVARTLVEQSRDQVELLAKLDELITRNPRPDARDAAFERRFLSYITKKHGRLQIYGIDLINSPGRWPLDVAYMRLETTSPVDAYEDFLRRHPRYRQGHQPADEALADNDRVLLRGEAGSGKTTLIQWLAVSAARRNPDDRMAYLAGLIPFVLPLRSLTRHGGHLPAPKDFLTAVGAPLAGEEPPGWQSRVLTAGRGLLLIDGIDEVPESERAHARGWLGDLAEAYPGNRWLVTSRPSAVPEEWLAAEEFVELRLSPMRPSDVQSFVGRWHTAARTGASEEDEVLACYETQLLHAIRTKPDLGRLATNPLMCGLICALHRDRHGFLPIGRKELYQAALSMLLTRRDRERGVTGAELREEPQLQILQRLAYWLIKDGRTEVTRDRALTEIGKALPALPEIAALGGPETVLTYLLNRSGLLRAPAPETIDFCHRTFQDFLGARALLDEGTFGMVRKHAADDQWEDVIRMAVAQGRPRDRADILRELLHDGSARAVVLAASCLEQATELDPAVRAELERSMSALLPPRTPEAVSELTSVGPLALGFLPGPEELAGAWPASDSDEYAQLCVRTASLIGTDEAIPYLARFRNHPSVRVRGQLALFWHRFGIEAYGREVIAHLSYGDLYLIAHSVAELRALQQLGGRPWMRLVGDFLAVNLLVYLNPDQLARLDLRGTVDDMSVLGEFPLLEVVSVSECPDDTSLASLRELPRLRQLGLSARHASHAAQSGLCLPQVRRLDLHETATEAALEPLPQAFPTVEALRLSVGSGPGHRMDRDRLRALFPHASISVTE; from the coding sequence ATGGATCCCGCAGTCATCGGCACACGCCTGGCTTCGAGTGTGGTTGCTCCGCTGGTGAAAAAGCTGCTCGTCAAGGAGGAACCGGGCGCCGGGCTGGTCGACAGGCCGCCCGTGCGGTTATCGGCCCTCGTCTCCTTCCGTGGCCAGAAGCGGACCTTGACCGAGAAGGACGTCCGCGTGCTCGCCGCCCGCCTGGTCCAGGAGGCGGTGGAGTCGCCGGGAGAGCCGCCCTTTCCTCCTGCCGAGGAGGCAGCGGTCACAGATGCGCTGACGGCCAGGTTACTTGTGCTGGGTGAGCTCGACATGGATGACGTGCAGGCGGTACGGCTCGGCTACCGGGAGCTGGCGCGCAAGCTTCACCACCAGGCTCCAACCCGCGACCTGTCCACCGACGCCTCGCTGTTCCTGGACTCCCTCGCCGAGTGGGCCTGCGTTCACATCATCAACTTCTTCACCCAACGCTCGACCTTCGTGGCCCGCACGCTTGTGGAGCAGAGCCGTGATCAGGTCGAGCTCCTCGCCAAACTAGACGAGCTGATCACCCGGAATCCACGGCCTGACGCCCGTGACGCCGCCTTCGAGCGACGCTTCCTCTCGTACATCACCAAGAAGCACGGCCGGTTGCAGATCTACGGCATCGACCTGATCAACTCACCGGGCAGGTGGCCGCTGGACGTGGCTTACATGCGCTTGGAGACCACATCGCCCGTGGACGCGTATGAGGACTTCCTGCGTCGGCACCCCCGGTACCGGCAGGGGCACCAGCCCGCTGACGAGGCCCTCGCCGACAACGACCGCGTCCTTCTGCGCGGCGAGGCGGGATCCGGCAAGACCACGCTCATCCAGTGGCTGGCCGTCTCCGCTGCACGCCGGAATCCTGACGACCGCATGGCGTATCTCGCCGGCCTGATCCCCTTCGTCCTCCCACTGCGCAGCCTGACCCGCCACGGTGGCCATCTCCCCGCCCCAAAGGATTTCCTGACTGCTGTGGGCGCGCCCCTTGCGGGTGAGGAGCCGCCCGGCTGGCAGTCCCGCGTCCTCACGGCAGGACGCGGACTCCTCCTTATCGACGGCATAGACGAAGTCCCCGAGAGTGAGCGGGCACACGCACGCGGCTGGCTCGGTGACCTGGCCGAGGCCTACCCGGGCAACCGCTGGCTGGTCACTTCCCGCCCGTCCGCCGTGCCCGAGGAGTGGCTGGCGGCTGAGGAGTTCGTCGAACTGAGGCTGTCGCCGATGCGCCCTTCGGATGTTCAGTCTTTCGTTGGACGTTGGCATACAGCCGCCCGCACGGGGGCGTCCGAGGAAGACGAGGTTCTCGCCTGTTACGAGACCCAGCTCCTGCACGCCATCCGTACCAAACCCGATCTGGGGCGACTTGCCACCAACCCGCTGATGTGTGGCCTGATTTGCGCCCTGCACCGGGACCGCCACGGCTTCCTGCCGATCGGCCGCAAGGAGCTGTACCAGGCCGCGCTCAGCATGCTCCTCACTCGCCGTGACCGCGAGCGCGGGGTGACGGGGGCCGAGCTGAGGGAGGAGCCGCAGCTCCAGATCCTCCAGCGGCTCGCTTACTGGTTGATCAAAGACGGCCGTACGGAGGTGACCCGCGACCGGGCGCTCACCGAGATCGGCAAGGCACTGCCCGCCCTGCCCGAGATAGCGGCCTTGGGCGGGCCCGAGACCGTTCTTACCTACCTGCTCAATCGCAGCGGTCTGCTGCGCGCCCCGGCTCCTGAGACCATCGACTTCTGCCACCGCACTTTCCAGGACTTCCTGGGTGCGCGTGCCCTCCTGGACGAGGGCACGTTCGGTATGGTCCGCAAGCACGCCGCCGACGACCAGTGGGAGGACGTGATCCGCATGGCGGTGGCGCAGGGGCGTCCGCGCGACCGGGCGGACATCCTGCGCGAGCTATTGCACGACGGGTCGGCCCGGGCCGTGGTGCTGGCCGCATCCTGCCTCGAACAGGCTACGGAACTGGACCCGGCTGTACGGGCCGAACTCGAACGCAGCATGTCAGCGCTGCTTCCGCCACGTACACCCGAAGCGGTGAGCGAACTCACTTCAGTGGGACCGCTCGCCCTCGGCTTCCTGCCGGGACCGGAGGAACTGGCCGGCGCGTGGCCTGCCTCGGATAGCGACGAGTATGCCCAGCTGTGCGTTCGGACGGCGTCCCTTATCGGAACCGACGAGGCGATTCCGTACTTGGCTCGCTTCAGAAACCATCCATCTGTGAGAGTGCGAGGTCAACTTGCCCTATTTTGGCACCGGTTCGGCATAGAGGCCTATGGCCGGGAAGTCATCGCTCACCTTTCGTACGGCGACCTCTACCTGATAGCTCACTCCGTGGCAGAGCTTCGTGCCCTCCAACAGCTGGGCGGGCGCCCATGGATGAGGCTGGTGGGCGACTTCCTGGCCGTCAACCTCCTCGTCTACCTAAATCCGGACCAACTCGCCCGCCTCGACCTGCGCGGCACCGTCGACGACATGTCAGTACTGGGCGAATTCCCGCTCTTGGAAGTTGTCTCGGTCTCCGAGTGTCCTGATGACACCTCGCTGGCGAGTCTGCGGGAGCTGCCCAGGTTGCGACAGTTGGGCCTGTCGGCACGGCACGCCTCCCACGCTGCCCAATCGGGTCTATGCCTACCTCAGGTCCGCCGTCTCGACCTCCACGAAACGGCAACCGAAGCTGCGCTGGAGCCGCTCCCGCAGGCCTTCCCCACGGTTGAAGCGCTACGCCTGTCCGTCGGCTCGGGCCCAGGTCACCGCATGGACCGTGATCGCCTCCGCGCCCTTTTCCCCCACGCGTCGATAAGCGTGACTGAGTAG
- a CDS encoding type II toxin-antitoxin system PemK/MazF family toxin, with the protein MQRGEVWWAEFDERRLVVLLAADDASRIRVMQVVAPAGVDISGLGVEVHVGAMEGLPFEGVLRFAFPRPGFTPCTWLTTVSRDDLIERAGVLSSAKLSEIEDALRLGELG; encoded by the coding sequence GTGCAACGTGGCGAAGTCTGGTGGGCGGAGTTCGACGAGCGGCGGCTGGTCGTACTGCTGGCGGCAGACGACGCGTCCAGGATCCGGGTGATGCAGGTCGTCGCTCCGGCGGGCGTCGACATCAGCGGTCTGGGCGTCGAAGTGCACGTAGGTGCCATGGAAGGACTGCCCTTTGAAGGCGTGCTGCGGTTCGCGTTCCCGCGCCCGGGCTTTACCCCCTGCACTTGGCTGACCACCGTGTCCCGGGACGACCTGATCGAGCGGGCGGGCGTCCTGTCCTCCGCGAAGCTCAGCGAGATTGAGGACGCCCTCCGTCTCGGTGAACTCGGGTAG
- a CDS encoding S8 family serine peptidase, with amino-acid sequence MGLSALRSAADIAPVQLVSGAETATVADLLEDPGVSVHFEELGAAVVEVRADQRHALVTTAEADPSIIAAEPERMVYASVITAPQQAPTEFFPAYRSDEETVERHTKTEMAVAQGPAVDEQKWTWGLQAIRANLSSLTGRGVTIAVLDTGVDPDHPDLVGRIEDTASFVPGETVEDGHGHGTHCIGTAAGPASPQQGPRYGVATEARILAGKVLSNAGSGADGQILAGMAWAVARGARVISMSLGARVRPGELFPQTYEQLAQRALQRGTLIVAAAGNESRRPQSVEPVGRPANCPSILAVASLDQSLTTSFFSCGALNGAGGEVNIAAPGRDVHSAAPGGGYQSMSGTSMATPHVAGVVALLAEANPNASADGLKGTLLSGTFPLTQPVEDVGHGLLQAP; translated from the coding sequence GTGGGACTGAGCGCACTGCGTTCGGCCGCCGACATCGCGCCCGTGCAGCTGGTAAGTGGAGCCGAGACCGCCACCGTCGCCGACCTCCTAGAGGACCCTGGCGTATCGGTGCACTTCGAGGAACTCGGCGCCGCCGTCGTCGAAGTGCGGGCCGACCAGCGCCACGCGCTGGTGACTACGGCCGAGGCCGATCCGTCGATCATCGCGGCCGAACCGGAACGCATGGTCTACGCCTCGGTGATCACCGCCCCGCAGCAGGCGCCGACCGAGTTCTTCCCGGCCTACCGCAGCGACGAGGAAACGGTCGAACGCCACACCAAGACCGAGATGGCCGTTGCGCAGGGCCCGGCCGTTGACGAGCAGAAGTGGACCTGGGGCCTCCAGGCGATCCGGGCCAACCTGTCCAGCCTGACCGGACGCGGTGTGACGATCGCGGTCCTCGACACCGGCGTGGACCCCGACCACCCGGACCTGGTCGGGCGGATCGAGGACACGGCCTCCTTCGTGCCCGGCGAGACCGTCGAGGACGGCCACGGCCACGGCACCCACTGCATCGGCACCGCTGCCGGCCCGGCCAGCCCACAGCAGGGGCCCCGCTACGGCGTGGCGACCGAGGCCCGGATACTCGCCGGGAAGGTGCTCAGTAACGCGGGCAGCGGCGCCGACGGCCAGATCTTGGCGGGCATGGCCTGGGCAGTCGCCCGCGGTGCCCGGGTGATCTCCATGTCGCTCGGTGCTCGCGTCCGGCCAGGTGAACTCTTCCCCCAGACGTACGAGCAGTTGGCCCAGCGCGCGCTCCAGCGAGGGACCCTGATCGTCGCCGCCGCGGGCAACGAAAGCCGGCGCCCTCAGTCCGTCGAGCCCGTCGGCCGACCCGCCAACTGCCCCTCCATCCTCGCCGTGGCCTCGCTCGATCAGTCGCTCACGACATCGTTCTTCTCCTGCGGTGCCCTCAACGGTGCCGGCGGCGAGGTCAACATCGCCGCACCCGGCAGGGACGTGCATTCGGCAGCCCCTGGCGGCGGTTACCAGTCGATGTCGGGTACCAGCATGGCCACGCCGCACGTCGCGGGTGTCGTCGCACTGCTCGCCGAGGCGAACCCCAACGCCAGTGCGGACGGCCTCAAGGGTACTCTCCTGTCCGGTACTTTCCCGCTGACGCAACCCGTCGAGGACGTCGGCCATGGCCTGCTCCAGGCCCCGTGA
- a CDS encoding GMC oxidoreductase, translating to MADASHDSQDTALVDTVVVGSGFGGAVTAYRLAEAGQSVVVLERGKPYPPGGFPRSPADMARNFWDPSNGLHGLFDIWSFRGLEGVVSSGLGGGSLIYANVLLRKDERWFVNESPLPGGGYENWPVGRADLDPHYDRVERMLGAATYPYQNTPKTLALHQAARRLDLPVFRPPLAVSFAPRPGAPPVPGAQITDPDYGNLHGLPRSTCRLCGECDIGCNYGSKNTLDHTYLSAARHHGADIRTRCEVRGFTPRPGGGYDVSYVVHDPAREGRRTATDRLPLHRIGCRRLVLAAGTFGSTYLLLRNRAALPGLSSALGTRFCGNGDLLGLVLHATAGADGSRPLKLDASRGPVITSAVRGGDALDEDGSSGRGFYIEDAGYPDFVAWLAESSRLPGGARRLLGFGLHRLLARLGVDPASRVGGQLALLLGPAVFSATSLPLLGMGRDVPDGRMRLRRGHLDVDWTTLTSRAYFERVRSTMRDIAGALGGDFLDNPLWWWGNRVITVHPLGGAPMGRHPGEGVCDDIGEVFGFPGLHVLDGALLPGAVGANPSLTIAAVADRACDRILEGKTAPRTAGRAPHAAGRAPAGRTAHQGPAAGGTAPRTPAEAAPSAPATPATHPGRGRSGTPAGSTGTPFGFTGAPADSAHTPPVEPPTSLSFTEEMKGHVALDVDDPEEGRALGRSLGQRLNFRLTITAADVDRFVAEPAHAADAAGHVDCDILGGRLEVEHGWFNLFTQDGDAGRRRMLYRLHLRTQEGTPLTLTGHKDVHDDPGADVWPDTSTLYVRLLAGHTHPDDDATAPVIGAGIVIIRIGDFLQQLTTFRTTGPHPARAMELFGKLFLGELWAVYGGRLARAVPGKDRP from the coding sequence ATGGCCGACGCATCGCACGACAGTCAGGACACAGCCCTCGTCGACACCGTGGTCGTCGGCTCGGGCTTCGGCGGGGCGGTCACCGCGTACCGCCTCGCCGAAGCCGGCCAGTCGGTGGTGGTGCTGGAGAGGGGCAAGCCGTACCCGCCGGGCGGCTTCCCCCGCAGCCCCGCCGACATGGCCCGCAACTTCTGGGACCCGAGCAACGGCCTGCACGGACTGTTCGACATCTGGTCCTTCCGCGGTCTGGAAGGCGTCGTCTCCAGCGGCCTGGGCGGCGGATCCCTCATCTATGCCAACGTCCTGTTGCGCAAGGACGAACGGTGGTTCGTGAACGAGTCGCCGCTGCCCGGCGGCGGTTACGAGAACTGGCCGGTCGGCCGCGCCGACCTCGACCCGCACTACGACCGGGTGGAGCGCATGCTCGGCGCCGCCACCTACCCGTACCAGAACACCCCGAAGACACTCGCCCTGCACCAGGCGGCCCGCCGGCTCGACCTGCCGGTGTTCCGGCCGCCCCTCGCCGTCTCTTTCGCGCCCCGGCCCGGTGCGCCGCCCGTGCCGGGCGCGCAGATCACCGACCCGGACTACGGCAATCTGCACGGCCTGCCCCGCAGCACCTGCCGACTGTGCGGCGAGTGCGACATCGGCTGCAACTACGGCTCCAAGAACACCCTCGACCACACCTACCTGTCGGCCGCCCGGCACCACGGCGCCGACATCCGCACCCGCTGCGAGGTACGAGGTTTCACGCCCCGTCCCGGCGGCGGCTACGACGTCTCGTACGTCGTGCACGACCCGGCCCGGGAAGGCCGCCGTACGGCCACCGACCGGCTGCCCCTGCACCGCATCGGCTGCCGTCGCCTGGTGCTGGCGGCCGGCACCTTCGGCTCGACCTATCTGCTGCTGCGCAACCGGGCGGCACTGCCCGGCCTCAGCAGCGCGCTGGGCACCCGGTTCTGCGGCAACGGCGACCTGCTTGGGCTGGTGCTGCACGCCACAGCGGGCGCCGACGGGAGCCGTCCCTTGAAGCTGGACGCCAGCAGGGGACCTGTCATCACGAGCGCCGTGCGCGGCGGCGACGCACTCGACGAGGACGGCTCGTCGGGGCGCGGCTTCTACATCGAGGACGCCGGCTACCCGGACTTCGTGGCGTGGCTCGCCGAGTCCTCCCGACTGCCGGGCGGCGCCCGCCGCCTTCTCGGGTTCGGACTGCACCGGCTGCTGGCCCGGCTCGGGGTGGATCCGGCGAGCCGCGTCGGCGGGCAGCTGGCGCTGCTGCTCGGGCCCGCCGTGTTCTCCGCGACCTCCCTGCCCCTGCTGGGCATGGGGCGGGACGTGCCGGACGGCCGGATGCGGCTGCGCCGCGGCCACCTCGACGTCGACTGGACGACGCTCACCTCACGCGCGTACTTCGAGCGGGTCCGCTCGACCATGCGGGACATCGCGGGGGCGCTGGGCGGCGACTTCCTCGACAACCCGCTGTGGTGGTGGGGCAACCGCGTGATCACCGTGCACCCGCTCGGCGGCGCCCCCATGGGCCGTCATCCCGGGGAGGGCGTGTGCGACGACATCGGCGAGGTCTTCGGGTTCCCGGGCCTGCATGTGCTGGACGGGGCGCTGCTGCCGGGCGCGGTGGGCGCGAACCCCTCCCTGACGATCGCCGCCGTCGCGGACCGGGCCTGCGACCGGATCCTGGAAGGGAAAACGGCGCCGCGTACGGCCGGTCGGGCGCCGCACGCGGCCGGCCGGGCCCCGGCGGGACGTACGGCACACCAGGGGCCGGCGGCCGGCGGGACCGCGCCGCGCACACCGGCCGAAGCCGCCCCGTCGGCCCCCGCGACGCCGGCCACCCACCCTGGACGCGGCCGCTCCGGCACCCCGGCGGGCTCCACCGGTACTCCGTTCGGCTTCACCGGAGCCCCGGCGGACTCCGCCCACACCCCGCCCGTCGAGCCACCGACCAGCCTCAGCTTCACCGAGGAGATGAAGGGCCATGTCGCCCTCGACGTCGACGATCCCGAAGAGGGCCGCGCGCTCGGACGCTCGCTCGGGCAGCGGCTGAACTTCCGGCTCACCATCACCGCTGCCGACGTGGACCGCTTCGTCGCCGAGCCGGCGCACGCGGCGGACGCCGCCGGCCACGTCGACTGCGACATCCTCGGCGGACGGCTGGAGGTGGAGCACGGCTGGTTCAACCTCTTCACCCAGGACGGCGACGCGGGCCGACGGCGCATGCTGTACAGGCTCCACCTGCGCACGCAGGAGGGCACTCCGCTCACCCTCACCGGGCACAAGGACGTCCACGACGACCCCGGCGCCGACGTCTGGCCCGACACCTCCACCCTCTACGTCCGCCTGCTCGCCGGGCACACCCACCCCGACGACGACGCCACCGCGCCCGTCATCGGCGCCGGGATCGTCATCATCCGGATCGGTGACTTCCTCCAGCAGCTGACCACCTTCCGCACCACCGGCCCACACCCGGCGCGGGCGATGGAGCTCTTCGGCAAGCTGTTCCTGGGCGAACTGTGGGCCGTCTACGGCGGACGCCTGGCACGCGCCGTACCCGGGAAGGACAGGCCGTGA
- a CDS encoding metallophosphoesterase, whose product MNLKHLRAHAKELDFTPCEPVRWLDPASLVRTGVKVALADVFAAYADKREIQGTLRAEPLRAPLDDPDAREMWIDYVADLGDGFDATASVAGSLAAPGLTVRRERLPRGSLLVLGGDETYPVASMKLYRDSMTGPYASALPSTEGAPPLMLALPGNHDWYDGLTAFLRTFALRQPVGGWQTRQTRSYFAVRLPCKWWLVGLDSQLGAYLDDPQLRYFQNHLSARLRPGDGVIVCCAEPTWVKCADDADAFDTLHWFDRAVIRTRTDPRTGEPVPTGASIRLWLTGDKHHYTRYAERLPTDPPEREDLPPDPRRRQMVTCGLGGAYLASTHTLPRSLSLPPAGTQLREKDNPAVTFTRADESTYPEVRESRRLARRIAAPWSPYWLPRRNPGFCRLTAAVHTAAFVVLGFLFAVARDQLQPVDAVRHGSAADLGLFTAVTGGVLVVLWGLLRRTWRPRPAKPRAADAVLLQALVALGALAVTVALPFPAHWPGWAVLLVCLAVAAVLGAVAGSQAFALWVLSARGGAVADWQMSGQAVEDHKGFLRLHIAPNGDLTLHALVLDGICRRWNLADAPGGRKRVVPAEPLTVRLIEDPVVIAREAKRHDRTPPTEPARPRQQRPPDRDRRRPAHAHAPHDPP is encoded by the coding sequence GTGAACCTCAAGCACCTGCGCGCCCACGCCAAGGAGCTCGACTTCACCCCGTGCGAGCCGGTGCGCTGGCTGGACCCGGCCTCCCTCGTACGGACCGGCGTCAAGGTCGCACTGGCCGACGTGTTCGCCGCGTACGCAGACAAGCGGGAGATCCAGGGCACGCTCAGGGCCGAGCCCCTGCGGGCCCCGCTCGACGACCCGGACGCGCGCGAGATGTGGATCGACTACGTCGCCGACCTCGGTGACGGATTCGACGCCACCGCGTCGGTGGCCGGGTCCCTCGCCGCCCCCGGCCTCACCGTCCGCCGTGAGCGGCTGCCGCGCGGCTCGCTGCTCGTGCTCGGCGGCGACGAGACCTACCCGGTGGCCTCGATGAAGCTCTACCGCGACAGCATGACCGGCCCCTACGCCTCGGCCCTGCCGAGCACCGAGGGCGCTCCGCCGCTGATGCTGGCGTTGCCGGGCAACCACGACTGGTACGACGGCCTCACCGCGTTCCTGCGCACCTTCGCCCTGCGCCAGCCCGTCGGCGGCTGGCAGACCCGGCAGACCCGCAGCTACTTCGCCGTACGACTGCCGTGCAAGTGGTGGCTGGTCGGCCTCGACAGCCAGCTCGGCGCCTACCTGGACGACCCCCAACTGCGCTACTTCCAGAACCACCTGTCGGCCCGTCTGCGACCGGGCGACGGAGTGATCGTCTGCTGCGCCGAACCCACCTGGGTCAAGTGTGCCGACGACGCCGACGCCTTCGACACGCTGCACTGGTTCGACCGCGCCGTAATCCGCACCCGCACCGACCCGCGCACCGGCGAGCCGGTGCCCACCGGCGCGTCGATCCGGCTGTGGCTGACCGGCGACAAACACCACTACACCCGCTACGCCGAGCGCCTGCCCACGGATCCGCCCGAGCGCGAAGACCTCCCCCCGGATCCCCGGCGCCGGCAGATGGTGACGTGCGGTCTCGGCGGCGCCTACCTGGCGTCGACCCACACCCTGCCCCGCAGCCTGTCGCTGCCACCGGCGGGGACCCAGCTGCGGGAGAAGGACAACCCCGCGGTGACCTTCACGCGCGCCGACGAGAGCACCTACCCCGAGGTCCGGGAGTCCCGTCGGCTCGCCCGCCGGATCGCGGCGCCGTGGTCCCCGTACTGGCTGCCCCGGCGCAACCCCGGCTTCTGCCGGCTCACCGCGGCCGTGCACACCGCCGCCTTCGTCGTTCTCGGCTTCCTGTTCGCAGTGGCGCGGGACCAGCTCCAGCCCGTCGACGCCGTACGGCACGGGAGCGCCGCGGACCTGGGCCTGTTCACCGCAGTGACCGGCGGTGTCCTGGTGGTGCTGTGGGGTCTCCTGCGCCGGACCTGGCGCCCGCGCCCGGCCAAACCCCGGGCAGCCGACGCCGTACTTCTTCAGGCCCTGGTGGCGCTGGGAGCTCTCGCCGTCACCGTCGCGCTGCCGTTCCCCGCGCACTGGCCCGGCTGGGCGGTGCTGCTGGTCTGTCTCGCGGTCGCCGCGGTGCTGGGCGCGGTGGCCGGCTCGCAGGCCTTCGCCCTGTGGGTGCTGTCGGCACGCGGCGGCGCCGTCGCCGACTGGCAGATGTCCGGCCAGGCCGTCGAGGACCACAAAGGCTTCCTGCGTCTGCACATCGCGCCGAACGGCGACCTCACCCTGCACGCCCTGGTGCTCGACGGGATCTGCCGCCGGTGGAACCTGGCCGACGCACCGGGCGGCCGGAAACGCGTGGTGCCCGCCGAGCCCCTCACCGTACGGCTGATCGAGGACCCCGTCGTGATCGCCCGGGAGGCGAAACGCCATGACCGCACGCCCCCAACCGAACCCGCGCGGCCACGGCAGCAGCGGCCCCCGGACCGGGACCGGCGTCGTCCGGCGCACGCCCACGCGCCCCACGACCCGCCGTGA
- a CDS encoding alpha/beta fold hydrolase, producing the protein MTARPQPNPRGHGSSGPRTGTGVVRRTPTRPTTRRDHITEVRPLTARDGRPLTVVHVQGRHPPTRGPVLVVHGAGVRAELFRPPLPRTFVDALIDAGWDVWLLNWRASVDLDPMPWTLDQAAAHDHPAAVEHVLAATGADRLKAVVHCQGSTSFVMAAAAGLLPQVDTVVSNAVSLHPVVPAVSRFKISKVAPVVGRVLPQLSPAWGDRPEGFAARCVAGFVRATHRECRNGVCRMVSFTYGSGRPALWSHTNLDEATHDWIRGEFADVPMTFFAQMDACLRAGHLVTTGEVEGLPPSFTDQAPQTDARFALFAGEDNRCFLAESQRRTFDFLHRHRPGRDSLHILPGYGHLDVFLGRRAATDTYPLILEELAR; encoded by the coding sequence ATGACCGCACGCCCCCAACCGAACCCGCGCGGCCACGGCAGCAGCGGCCCCCGGACCGGGACCGGCGTCGTCCGGCGCACGCCCACGCGCCCCACGACCCGCCGTGACCACATCACCGAGGTGCGGCCCCTCACCGCCCGCGACGGCCGGCCGCTGACCGTCGTCCATGTGCAAGGCCGGCATCCGCCGACCCGTGGGCCGGTGCTGGTCGTGCACGGCGCGGGCGTACGGGCCGAACTCTTCCGGCCGCCGCTGCCCAGGACCTTCGTCGACGCCCTCATCGACGCCGGCTGGGACGTGTGGCTGCTCAACTGGCGGGCCTCCGTCGACCTGGACCCGATGCCCTGGACCCTCGACCAGGCCGCCGCCCACGACCATCCGGCCGCCGTCGAGCATGTCCTCGCCGCCACCGGCGCGGACCGGCTCAAGGCGGTCGTGCACTGCCAGGGCTCGACGTCGTTCGTGATGGCCGCCGCGGCCGGGCTGCTGCCCCAGGTGGACACCGTGGTCAGCAACGCCGTCTCGCTGCATCCCGTCGTGCCCGCCGTGTCCCGGTTCAAGATCAGCAAGGTGGCACCGGTCGTCGGCCGCGTCCTGCCGCAACTCTCACCGGCCTGGGGCGACCGGCCCGAGGGCTTCGCCGCCCGCTGCGTCGCCGGCTTCGTCCGCGCCACCCACCGGGAGTGCCGCAACGGCGTCTGCCGCATGGTCAGCTTCACCTACGGCTCCGGACGGCCGGCCCTGTGGTCCCACACGAACCTCGACGAAGCCACCCACGACTGGATCCGCGGCGAATTCGCCGACGTCCCCATGACCTTCTTCGCACAGATGGACGCCTGTCTGCGCGCCGGCCATCTCGTGACCACCGGCGAGGTCGAGGGCCTGCCGCCGTCCTTCACCGACCAGGCACCGCAGACCGACGCCCGCTTCGCGCTGTTCGCCGGCGAGGACAACCGCTGCTTCCTCGCCGAGAGCCAGCGCCGCACCTTCGACTTCCTGCACCGTCACCGCCCCGGCCGCGACAGCCTGCACATCCTGCCCGGATACGGCCACCTGGACGTCTTCCTGGGCCGCCGCGCGGCGACCGACACCTATCCGCTAATCCTGGAGGAGCTGGCGCGATGA
- a CDS encoding acetoacetate decarboxylase family protein: MNPALGLARLVLSATPSPVPRRQRRLAGRHALVDGIPFVLPVDSTDTPALMAAFPVDRGAAARLLPGGELHPLAIPGGRGLLVVTVVDYARTDIGRYIEFSVAIACTHGSRPAPPLLPGLLRGSFGTGQYVVDLPVSSEISVKGGKGIWGMPKHRASLDFQVSDRAVSSQYEDDGRLGMLIEVERPPETRLPLRVAAVNYCAFRGMLMKSSIYFEGAADIALGRRARARLVLGDAPGAAALHGLGIAEQPLFTCFLPSTRGILDDHFESWFLTAEEAGRTFGEPLQSVVGLGLSEEWPAPPQIDVGARP; encoded by the coding sequence ATGAATCCCGCACTGGGCCTGGCCCGGCTGGTCCTGTCCGCGACACCGTCCCCGGTCCCGCGCCGGCAGCGACGACTTGCCGGACGGCACGCTCTCGTCGACGGCATCCCGTTCGTGCTGCCGGTGGATTCCACCGACACGCCCGCGCTGATGGCCGCGTTCCCTGTCGACCGCGGGGCGGCGGCCCGGCTGCTGCCCGGCGGCGAGCTGCACCCGCTGGCGATCCCCGGCGGCCGCGGTCTGCTCGTCGTCACCGTCGTCGACTACGCCCGCACCGACATCGGCCGCTACATCGAGTTCTCCGTGGCCATCGCCTGCACCCACGGCTCCCGGCCCGCGCCGCCGCTGCTGCCCGGGCTGCTGCGCGGCAGCTTCGGCACCGGCCAGTACGTCGTGGACCTTCCGGTGAGCAGCGAGATCTCGGTCAAGGGCGGCAAGGGCATCTGGGGCATGCCGAAACACCGGGCCAGCCTCGACTTCCAGGTGAGCGACCGGGCCGTCTCGAGCCAGTACGAGGACGACGGCCGGCTGGGCATGCTCATCGAGGTCGAGCGCCCGCCCGAGACGCGGCTGCCGCTGCGGGTGGCCGCGGTCAACTACTGCGCTTTCCGGGGCATGCTGATGAAGTCGTCCATCTACTTCGAAGGCGCCGCCGACATCGCCCTGGGCAGGCGGGCCCGCGCCCGTCTCGTCCTCGGCGACGCCCCCGGAGCCGCCGCACTGCACGGCCTCGGGATCGCCGAACAGCCGCTGTTCACCTGCTTCCTGCCGTCGACCCGGGGCATCCTCGACGACCACTTCGAATCCTGGTTCCTCACGGCTGAGGAGGCCGGGCGCACGTTCGGCGAACCACTCCAGAGCGTCGTCGGCCTGGGCCTGTCGGAGGAGTGGCCCGCACCACCGCAGATCGACGTGGGAGCCCGGCCATGA